The region TAATCCCATTTCAATTTCATAAGTCAAAATCTCCCAAATGATGGTAACTAAATTTGGGCTCATGAATAGTGAGCATATAGCACAACCTTGAACTTTTTACCGGTCTACAAACTACGTAGTAGGACCcatttgatagttgctgactaaGAAATGTCTGTATAGGTAAAGAAATCATAACTGAGTAAGAAACCATGATTTTTTATTGTACATCAATTTTATCAATTTTATGGATTATTTGATTCAAACAATCCATAAAATTGATGAATTAGAAGATCTTTGATTCAAACAACCAATAAAATTGATGAATTATGGGCAAAATCAGCattcaaaagaaaaaaatatgtatCTTAACATCATTCAGATATCGTTTGTTTATGGACATAGAAGATCTTAACATCAATCAGAAAACATTCCACAAAAATTGAACTTCAAAAATAGCAAAATCAGCAAAAATATGAATTTATCAGCAAAATCAGCAAAGGTATGAACTGATACGTATTTATGTGTTCATGTATGAATAAATTCAACAACAAAATCAACATTCAACAGCAAAAATCGAAACTTGAAGCAAAAATCAAAACTTAGTCATTTTGTTAGTGAAAAAATGTTGTCCTAAATACTCAAATACCCTTCAAAAAAATTatctaaataaaagaaaaaggataAATCAAATATTTTTACAGGTATCTAAAGATATTAGTGAACAAGAACTAAACAAAGGGCAGTTTAGTcatttgttgttattattatttacatTCCAAATCTTTGGAGACAGTTTGTGGGGGGGAATCCAACATCATGGGGTCATGAGAAGATAATAATGGTAAAAGCCAATTGAAGAATCCAATTCCTGTTTCCCTCTTTGATCTCTGGAATGAGTATTCCATTACCATATTCCATAGATCTCCAACATTCCATTTATGTAACATGATCCACTTTGTTACCTGTCCAGAGTCAATAAAATATAATCTACTTTTTGTACACACATCATATCATATAGACAAACGGAATGGAATTACCTTTTCCAGTGTTTCTAATGCCTCCATGCTAAATGTGTAATATACCATGAAAGGCCTTAATGcctgaatataaataaaaaataaataaataaaaataagtacTCAAACACATGAATTGCAAACAGAcaataaatagcaatgtactttcatttatttgtgcaTTATACATATaactttttttcttattaagacattatattttgaaaatattaCCCCATTTATATTTAGGGTTAATAATTTAATATCATGAAAGATCTTATATATTAGGTTTTTTTATGGATTTAGATTTAAGCCtcaactttaatttttttttttcctgaaaaagaccttgcatttttttcattttttccaaaaaacCCCTCAACTTTTTATTTTTTCTGATAAAACCCTcaatcttttaattttttttcccaaaaaaaCCTCAGctatttattgtgtttttttcCAGATTACACTTCAACTTTATTTTTTgcctgaaaaagaccttgtatttttttcatttttccgaAAAAAAACCCTCAACTTTGTAAATTTTTCCCCAAAAAACCCTCAACCTTCTAAATGCTTCCAAATAAACCTTCAACTTTTTAGTTTTTCTCAAAAAACCCCTCACATTTTACAATTTTTGTTTggaaaaaaaataactaaaagagCCAGATCGGAAAAAAcgaaaaaatacaaggtctttttcaggcaaaaaataaatttgaggtttaatccagaaaaaacacaaaatatcaaGTCTTTTATGAAAAAAACACAATATATAAGATCTTTTACTCTTTTATTATATCAACCCTTATATCTATAGCAAtgaaaattgctttgtatttgaacaaaaaaagtagattgctattaagtagattttaaagaaataaaagtaggatgctataataataaaaaactaaaaaaaaaaagtacattgctatttcttgcatcatattaTTATCATCACCTGTGAAGCTGCAAGCCATTGTAAAATAGCTTTAATTTCAGGGTCTCCTCCAAATGCTCCACATCCCCAATTTCCAGTAACAATTCCTATTTCATCTTCTTCAAATTTTACTTCTGAATTTTCATCATCTTTAAAAAGCTTCTCATACTTTTCAGACTTACTAGAGTCACAAAACCCACAAAACGCCTTGTTAATCTCCCTGTAATTAACACAAATCACATTAATCTTTTACCACAATAATAAAGTATGCAAATATAAAATACCTCAAAAGAAATTCATGTCTATATTGTCTTTCTCCAGGGTTGACTAAAGCATCAATTGCAATTATTCTGGTTTTATGTCTTTTCATCATATCAATATCTTTCTTATCCATGAAATCACCAGAAAATCGAAAAGAAGAAGCATATCTATatcaaaaaaaaagttaataaacATAATATGATAATATTATTGCATTTTTTCACTAATGAAATATACTTAGTTACTTACCCTGTATATTTAGAGAATCTTTCAACACCAATAACTTCTATAGCCTCATTATCTGCCATTGAAGGCAAGAAAAGCATGCCAGCTATTAATTCTGGACTTATCATGAAACGAATTTCTTCCTATAATCACAAGAATATAATAAGGTGATtaaattatataaagaaaatgttAATCGTATGAAGAAAAAACAAAGCAAACCTGAACACACCCTCTAGTTAGAGCACCTCCACCAAGGTACTTATTTGCAAAATCCACTTCTAGAGCTTCTTTTGAAGTATCTTCTATTAAGCCTGAATTACAAACCTATAATGACAAAATTACTGTTATGTCCTTGTAATAGAGATACTTTCATTTGAAATCATTTTATTGGAGTTTACCTCAAACAGGCATAGAGAGACCACAGATTTACTCCAAGATTCAACCTTTGGGCAAGGGATGGAGTTAAGATTGTGGTTGTTTGCAAGCACTTTTCTCTCAAATGAGACATTGCCACGTGGCATACTGGAATGGATTCTTTCAAAGTAATGAATGATGCATTTGATTTTGTTTTCTTGTTTTTCGTTGTAGTTGTCGTATAGGCTCCTGAGGAAAGATGGGATTCGAATCAGGTGTGTGAAAGAAATTATTGAGAGCATCAACATTCAACAAGAAGTGAAATGAGTATCGAAATACACATACGCAAATAAATGATCAAAGTTGATCAATTGAAGATGATTGGCACCTCTGCTAGTGTTTGGAAACAGACAAAAGAAAGAGCATGCAAGAAGAGCGCCGATGAGTTCCTGGCTGATTAAAACTATGCCAGGCTCTTGCGACTTCAAGAGGCGAAGACTGGTTTTGAGTCCAGCCCTAGCACCAACACAGGTAATGGAATCTGCACCTGTATAGTGAGCTTCTAGCATCGATGGAAGCCGCAATAGAGAATCTGCCAAAGCTGGGAGTGTCCCTTCAAACCATTTGTTTGCTTCGGAACGCGATATCAGCTGTTCATGAAATGTGCAATCTTAAATTTCATGTGATTAGTTGATAAAACTGAGAGAAATGAGAAGGGAGTGAATGATACAAACGGATTGATACCCAATTTGTATGTGGGAACAATATTAGGTttgattttgatgcttattgCTACTTACATCATCGAAGAAGAGGGAGAAACCATCAGCGGTTGAAAAGGCGAGGGGATCAGCGGAGAGGTTGAGGGAGTTACGGAGGTCAGAAATGGCAAGGAAGAGGACCTCGCCGGAGTCAACCTTGCTGTGCTGGGGGCCTTTAGAGAGTGCTTTGAGTGCTTCAACGACTTGAGAAGGCCAAAAGAGTGCTGATGACCGGAGAACCACCGGTAAAAACTCTAGAATGGAATTCAGATCCTCCCGATTCTCCATCCCGTTTCTTCACAGCACTGTATCTTCAACAAGGCTCCAAATCGCGAAGACTCTTGAGGTTTCTTGGAGAGAAGGGAAGTAAAAAGTGAAAATCGGTGTAGTTTGTGAAATTGGGTTGGGTAAAGAAAGAGAGTGAATCGATTTTTAATGGTTGTGTATACAATACAATTTCACCTCATTATTTGAATCGGCAACGAACAAAAGGGAGCAGCTTGGGACACCCATTTCTGATTTCAACGAACAACGGGAAGCCGCCTAGCGCGTAGCGATGTCGGtttgttcttcttcaagatccgTCCCCATCACTGATAACCATGAATATTTTAAAAGAAACTGCCATGCCACTATGTAAGGTtggatttggaaaaaaaaaaaaaaaagtcctaGGGTTTCTTGTTAAACCCATGCTAACTCCATCAACGATTTAAGAAGGATCATAGACATTGATATATGGCAAATCCATGTTGGTGATTTAAGTGATATTGACGTATTTTAGCATAATTATGATTAATATCGTAATAGGATGAGCTCTATTTATTTACCGAGACAGAAGGTGAGAAGGTGTGTGATGCATATTTGGAGTGATAAATATGAACTCAGGAATATGGGGTCTGAAGGCAGCACCCCTGGGTACAAGGTTCCGAGGGCAGTTGTAATCCGTTTTGCAGACTGACTACGACGTTGTGGTGGAGGGTCACAACGTCGCGGCCATATCATTTAATGCAATGCGTCTTGTAAATGGTCACAACGTGGCAGAGTAATTGGTCACAACGCAGTGTCGGTTGAGTTCAAAATCCTAGTTATCGGGCCTTGggccctatttaagcaaccttatgaTTAGGGCTGCCATCTCTATCAGCCTCTATTCCCCCAAATTGTAAAaccctttgtgtgtgtgtgtgtgttcttgatgTATTTATGTGCGTTCTTGACAAGTTCAAGATCTTAAAGGTTCTTGGAAGAAAGGGCAGGTGCTCCAAGCTTGTTGTTGAAGTTGAAGGCTAATCTTTCTTCATTTTTAAACTCCAAAAGGTATAAAACTCATACCTTTCTTCTTATTAAGTTATATTTCATGCTTAAGAGTTCATTTATGGCCTTATATGAGGACCCTTTGGAGTTGAAGTAACTCTAGGGCCTTAGATGGTGTTTGAGGTAGCCTTTAGACCTTAATGTCTCATTAAGTTGGTTACTTGTTAAAAAAACAGCCATGCATGAACCTTTTAGCTAATGTTGGTTCTTTTAAGTGTTAGGGTTTGAGATGTTAGGGAatggataaaattggaaacttccaactttatccatgcATGACCTAAATCGATCAGAACTGAGCTTTGAAGCTCTGCGGAATAAAGGTTAaaagcttaatgggttaagctggTCAGACATTACCACGACGCGACGTTATGTAGGCCACGATGTGGTGGCAAGTTGAAACATGAGTATTCTGTCTTTTAGCCACCACGGCGCGACCATGGTGTTGGCCACAACGTGGTGACTCgtctgttgactttgaccgtcgACCGCTAATTTTTTGACTAAGTTGAGATTTGACCTTTGAATATATGTTTAAGTGGTCATTGTGCCTACCGAGCAAGAAAATGAAACCAATAGACCAAACATATAAAGGTTTCCAACGTTTTATTCCGTGTGTTAAATTTAATTGCCACAAAGACCAATCACCGTTATTTTGTCTTTCTTAAAACCTTCTTTAAAAAAATTGCACactttatttacattttttttacttttttttttatgaattcatccaaatattttttttattctttttacaattctattttttagtttaaaactttattttttcataattttttttacaaaattagtttttattaagtaatatatatatatatatatatatatatatatatatatatatatatatatatatatatatatatatatatatatatgtttgtgtttACAAATTGTATTGTTAATTATACACACGCAAGTTTCTATGCAGCAACAAACGGTGTGTGTCACCCCtagttttgtttaattttttatatacacAACTTGTCTCCGTTAATTTTCAATGCTTAtgttaacatcccaaaatttggatgtttattaagtttaaaaaaaaaatagatggaATGAGTTGAAAATGTGTAAATATTGTCCAAAAACGATTAAGTGTCAACTTTGAGACCATGAATTCTATCCTtatgtaacacccgttttcctggacgaatcgaattagggtttcaagggtcAAAAGGTCGGGTTTTCGGAGAAAAAGAAGCCTCACAACGTGAGGAATaagaggctcacgacgtgagaggggTTAAGTTGAATTGTTATGTGGGACtgctctcacgacgtgagacatagagtgctcacgacgtgagagctgTTGCAGCCCAAGCTCAcgaacttttagggtttcctacATATTTAAGCCCCCTTAACTCGGTTTTAGGGTTTATTTCTCATCCTCTACCTCCCCCCAACTCAAAAAACCTTAACCCTAATCCCTTTTGGTGGTTTTGGATccattttggtgttttggtggctagaagaaggagaaaaagatGTTTGAGAGTGTTGATCCAGCAAAGAAGCTTCGTTATCATCATCTTGTGCACACTCTGGATTTTTGTAAGTGTCAAATATTCAACCTTTATGAGTTTAACTTCCTAGATCTAGGTTCTTGAAGTTAGATGGGTGGATCTTTTGTTTATCATTGGTATTTAATGTTGTAAATATGCATTGTAAACAAGGATGTGTGTGGGAACATATTTTGTAGGACATTATGACAAGAAATATGTTAAAAATCATATTTGGGAATCTGCCGAACAGTTCAGGCCAAATCCTGAAGAAAGCTAAAAAGCGTTGTTTGATGAGCCTACGTAGTATTAGGTAGTTGGTCAGGTAAAGACTGACCAGGCCAATGATGCTTAGATGATCTTTTCGAACGAAGATCTTTGAGAACTCATATTGGACCGGGAATCAAAAAGggacaaaagtaaagtataagcGCTCTCCTCAGCTCGACGGTTGTAGCACTTGTTCGAGTAaaagatcaaacaacaacgaaCTAAGTCTAATCTCGTATATGACGACTAATCTCATTCTGGGGCAATGTCGTATGTGACAATCAATCTCTTTAGTGGAGGTTACACTACGCAACCTTATTTAGTCGATGTTAAAACTATATTTAACGCATCACATCTAGCTTATAAAATAATTTACTTTTTGAACTTATTTAGATCTTCATATTCCACCAATAAAAATGTAGCTTATaggttagggttttttttttttttttttttttaaactactcATACTAGTATTTCAAAagcttattgattttttttatattattctaAATATACActttgttaattataaaaaattaatgtttttttatgtaattttatatattttagttagcttataagctagttttATCAAATGTCAATTTTTATCAACTAGCAATTAATTTTTCAGTTAATCCATCAAACAAAATACTAAATGTATAAAATAAGGACCTATTTGGcccattttcattatttataaaaattaataaaatctcTTTTTGTTCAATTTCATTATTATCTAAAAGGGTTAATGGCGTATTTAAGCAAAGAACTTACACGTCTTTTCCAAATTATGTACAAAAATAGTTTCCTATTTTGTTACCAAATAGTTTACAAATTGATAAGAAATCCATCTTtctatataaattaataaaaacgtatatataaataattgagataaacaaaagaaattatactaatactagctatatataataaGAAATGGTTTCCAACACGAATCATATCAGAAACAACCCATTATTACTCAAAAACTCAAAAGTCCCCCAAGGGTTTTATACACATTTTTTGCACACAAAAgaaagatacacacacacacacaccaaaattaCAAGAAAAATAATAATGTACAAAATCCTTTGAAATTGGGTTTTTTTTTCTCTTCAAAGTCTTGTGAACATTAAGAATGCAAtagaaaaaaaacagaaaaagagcaatgttaaaagttaaaactcaCTCATTCTTTCTTTGTTTCAAGCTCATTTTTCATCTTCTACAAGTTGCACATCGTATCAAACTATCATCGTTTCATTTCTGCAATAAATCAATATTTCAAacaaattaaattattatattatatgtaaATAAAATGTAATATACATTATTTGAATTATGATTaataaagtttaatttagaataaAGAACAAAAAGATAAACATAATAAAAGCTCTTTCTTGCATTTAGCcacttaattaaaataataaacttTTAAAAAAGAAAACTTTTTTGTTGTTAAACTTTACATAAATGGAAGGAATCACATTCCTATCGGAATagtccattccattccattgtttcaaaacaaacACGTTTTTCTAATTCAAACAGAACGAACCATTCCATTCCTTCGCCAATTCCATCATACCAAACATCACTTCGTTGGATGGAATGGAATCGTCATAAACAATGGAACGGAATCAGCCATTCCATTCCATCGAAATCCAAACACATTCCTACCGGAATAgcccattccattccattccattgtttcaaaacaaacACTTTTTTCCAATTCAAACAAAACAAACCATCCAATTCCTTCGCCAATTCCCTCATACCAAACACTATTTCATTGGATGGAATGGAATCGCCACAAACACTGGAATGGAATCAGCCATTCCATTCCATCAAAATCCAAAAAAGACATACCTCATCATTATTCATTACTCCCGATCTCTTTCCTCCCACCATCTCCAACATCACTTTCACTAGCAGTCTCCCACTCCGAATCAT is a window of Lactuca sativa cultivar Salinas chromosome 1, Lsat_Salinas_v11, whole genome shotgun sequence DNA encoding:
- the LOC111899373 gene encoding poly(ADP-ribose) glycohydrolase 1 isoform X1, whose protein sequence is MENREDLNSILEFLPVVLRSSALFWPSQVVEALKALSKGPQHSKVDSGEVLFLAISDLRNSLNLSADPLAFSTADGFSLFFDDLISRSEANKWFEGTLPALADSLLRLPSMLEAHYTGADSITCVGARAGLKTSLRLLKSQEPGIVLISQELIGALLACSFFCLFPNTSRGANHLQLINFDHLFASLYDNYNEKQENKIKCIIHYFERIHSSMPRGNVSFERKVLANNHNLNSIPCPKVESWSKSVVSLCLFEVCNSGLIEDTSKEALEVDFANKYLGGGALTRGCVQEEIRFMISPELIAGMLFLPSMADNEAIEVIGVERFSKYTGYASSFRFSGDFMDKKDIDMMKRHKTRIIAIDALVNPGERQYRHEFLLREINKAFCGFCDSSKSEKYEKLFKDDENSEVKFEEDEIGIVTGNWGCGAFGGDPEIKAILQWLAASQALRPFMVYYTFSMEALETLEKVTKWIMLHKWNVGDLWNMVMEYSFQRSKRETGIGFFNWLLPLLSSHDPMMLDSPPQTVSKDLECK
- the LOC111899373 gene encoding poly(ADP-ribose) glycohydrolase 1 isoform X2, whose amino-acid sequence is MENREDLNSILEFLPVVLRSSALFWPSQVVEALKALSKGPQHSKVDSGEVLFLAISDLRNSLNLSADPLAFSTADGFSLFFDDLISRSEANKWFEGTLPALADSLLRLPSMLEAHYTGADSITCVGARAGLKTSLRLLKSQEPGIVLISQELIGALLACSFFCLFPNTSRGANHLQLINFDHLFASLYDNYNEKQENKIKCIIHYFERIHSSMPRGNVSFERKVLANNHNLNSIPCPKVESWSKSVVSLCLFEVCNSGLIEDTSKEALEVDFANKYLGGGALTRGCVQEEIRFMISPELIAGMLFLPSMADNEAIEVIGVERFSKYTGYASSFRFSGDFMDKKDIDMMKRHKTRIIAIDALVNPGERQYRHEFLLSKSEKYEKLFKDDENSEVKFEEDEIGIVTGNWGCGAFGGDPEIKAILQWLAASQALRPFMVYYTFSMEALETLEKVTKWIMLHKWNVGDLWNMVMEYSFQRSKRETGIGFFNWLLPLLSSHDPMMLDSPPQTVSKDLECK